A genomic window from Brevibacillus agri includes:
- a CDS encoding sugar phosphate isomerase/epimerase family protein, giving the protein MKLGVFTVLFSDKSFEEMLDHVKEAGLEAVEIGTGGYPGNAHCPLDELLESEQKRQAYRKAVEERGLVISALSCHGNPLSPDKSFAQQSHETFVKTVQLAELLEVPVVNCFSGTAGDHEGAKYPNWPVAPWPNEYRDVLNWQWNEKLIPYWREWGGYAKSHQVKVALELHGGFLVHTPGTLLKLREQVGDAIGANFDPSHMWWQGIDPVAAIKILGKEQAIYHFHAKDTYIDQDKVNMYGLTDMNSYANLNERAWYFRTVGYGHSQQTWADMMSALRMNGYDYVISIEHEDAIMSIEEGFERAVQNLQQVILREPIKNLWWV; this is encoded by the coding sequence TTGAAGCTCGGTGTGTTTACCGTTTTGTTTAGCGACAAGTCGTTTGAGGAAATGCTCGACCATGTGAAGGAGGCGGGACTGGAGGCAGTGGAAATCGGGACGGGTGGTTATCCCGGCAACGCGCACTGCCCGCTCGATGAGCTGCTGGAAAGCGAGCAAAAGCGTCAGGCGTACCGCAAAGCCGTCGAGGAGCGGGGACTGGTCATCAGCGCGCTCAGTTGCCACGGCAATCCGCTTTCGCCGGACAAAAGCTTTGCCCAGCAGTCGCACGAGACGTTCGTCAAAACGGTTCAGTTGGCTGAGTTGCTGGAAGTTCCTGTCGTCAATTGCTTTTCCGGCACGGCGGGAGATCACGAAGGCGCGAAGTACCCGAACTGGCCTGTCGCTCCCTGGCCGAATGAATACCGCGACGTGCTGAACTGGCAGTGGAACGAGAAGCTGATTCCGTACTGGAGAGAGTGGGGCGGCTACGCCAAGTCGCATCAGGTCAAAGTCGCCCTGGAGTTGCACGGAGGCTTTCTCGTCCATACACCGGGTACGCTGCTCAAGCTGCGCGAGCAAGTCGGAGACGCGATCGGGGCCAACTTCGACCCGAGCCATATGTGGTGGCAAGGCATTGATCCGGTAGCGGCGATCAAAATATTGGGAAAAGAACAAGCGATCTACCACTTCCATGCCAAAGATACGTATATCGATCAGGACAAGGTGAACATGTACGGGCTGACCGACATGAACTCGTACGCGAATCTCAATGAACGGGCGTGGTATTTCCGCACGGTCGGCTACGGACACTCGCAGCAGACGTGGGCGGACATGATGAGCGCCCTGCGCATGAACGGCTACGATTACGTCATCAGCATCGAGCACGAAGACGCGATCATGTCGATTGAGGAAGGCTTCGAGCGCGCCGTGCAAAATTTGCAGCAAGTCATTTTGCGCGAGCCGATCAAAAATCTTTGGTGGGTGTAG